A single Spartinivicinus poritis DNA region contains:
- a CDS encoding LysR family transcriptional regulator, whose product MSVTLRQLRLFEATARLGRLTAAADEQAMSQSAASQSLKELELSLGYPLFSRVGRELVITDAGLDVLAKARQVTDMVNELQTAPTSEMTGVLRVVASETIASFLMPKLLAEFIDAHKQVKPELKIANTQDVIEKLDKGQAHIGLIEGPAIHQYLTIKPWRQDQLNVFCHPEHPLAKKGKLTLEDIQQQQWILREPGSGTRAVFDAAIERIGGRAILGLELTRHEAIKQSVKAGLGLGCLSQLAIADEVMAGQLVVLKTPLDLTRRFSLLSNENSYLNAPAQGFVKFLLESS is encoded by the coding sequence ATGAGTGTTACATTAAGGCAACTACGGTTATTTGAAGCGACTGCTCGGTTAGGGCGTCTAACAGCTGCGGCTGATGAGCAGGCCATGAGTCAATCTGCTGCCAGCCAGTCTCTAAAAGAACTGGAGTTATCGTTAGGTTATCCATTGTTCAGCCGGGTAGGGCGGGAACTCGTGATTACTGATGCAGGGCTGGATGTATTAGCCAAAGCTCGCCAAGTTACCGACATGGTTAATGAGCTGCAGACGGCGCCAACCAGCGAAATGACAGGGGTTTTACGGGTAGTGGCCAGCGAAACCATTGCCTCGTTTTTAATGCCTAAATTACTCGCTGAATTTATAGATGCTCATAAACAGGTTAAGCCTGAGCTGAAAATAGCCAATACTCAGGATGTGATTGAAAAATTAGATAAAGGTCAGGCGCATATTGGTTTAATTGAAGGGCCTGCTATTCATCAGTATCTCACTATAAAGCCTTGGCGTCAGGATCAACTGAATGTGTTTTGTCACCCAGAACATCCACTGGCAAAAAAAGGTAAATTAACCCTTGAAGATATACAACAGCAGCAATGGATTTTACGAGAGCCTGGCTCAGGAACCCGCGCGGTGTTTGATGCAGCAATTGAGCGAATTGGGGGGCGAGCCATCTTAGGGTTGGAACTAACGCGCCATGAGGCGATTAAACAATCAGTTAAAGCTGGGCTTGGACTAGGGTGCCTTTCTCAACTGGCTATAGCAGATGAAGTTATGGCAGGACAATTGGTTGTTTTAAAAACACCCTTAGATTTAACTCGACGTTTTTCATTGCTTAGTAACGAGAACAGCTATTTAAATGCACCTGCCCAAGGGTTTGTGAAATTTTTATTGGAAAGTTCTTAG
- a CDS encoding YeiH family protein — MPVAILLPLLAIAAIGLAQTSFFSQLGLSALPLAIILGTTISHLPQHQPNDQELLFIKFCQQRLLRLGIILFGFSLSFQQIVAVGWQALVLDIFIILIVFCVGSFIGIKLFKLPRDMAILTSVGSAICGAAAILATEASIKARQQHVTIAVATVVLFGTLAMFSYPFIYQFSGISEQAFGIYIGSTAHEVAQAIAAGQTISQNTMQTAVVVKLIRVMLLAPFILMLTIVLGKLDKTATNDESSKTKITIPWFVLGFIVTAGINSYIEIPQPVLKTISFTSQFLLAIAMAALGIQTHWQVIKSVGSKPILLAFILFILLLFGGFYLNSLLISS; from the coding sequence ATGCCAGTTGCTATTCTACTACCCTTACTAGCTATTGCCGCTATAGGGCTAGCACAAACCAGCTTTTTCAGTCAGCTTGGCTTAAGTGCCCTGCCATTAGCCATTATTTTAGGCACGACCATTAGCCATCTACCCCAGCACCAACCCAACGACCAAGAATTATTATTTATTAAGTTTTGCCAGCAACGACTATTAAGGCTTGGTATTATTTTGTTTGGTTTTAGCTTAAGTTTTCAACAAATTGTTGCCGTTGGTTGGCAGGCACTAGTGTTGGATATTTTTATTATTTTAATTGTTTTTTGTGTTGGCTCATTTATCGGTATCAAACTGTTTAAGCTTCCCCGTGATATGGCTATTTTAACTTCAGTGGGCAGTGCTATTTGTGGTGCTGCTGCTATTCTAGCCACTGAAGCGTCTATTAAAGCTCGTCAACAACATGTCACTATTGCTGTAGCTACTGTCGTTTTATTTGGTACTCTGGCTATGTTCAGTTACCCTTTTATTTATCAGTTTTCAGGCATATCAGAGCAAGCGTTTGGAATTTATATTGGCAGCACAGCCCATGAAGTAGCCCAAGCAATTGCTGCAGGCCAAACCATTAGTCAAAATACCATGCAAACCGCCGTAGTGGTAAAATTAATTCGTGTTATGCTATTGGCACCTTTTATTTTAATGCTAACCATAGTGTTAGGAAAATTAGATAAAACAGCCACAAACGATGAATCAAGCAAAACTAAAATCACCATTCCCTGGTTTGTATTAGGATTTATTGTAACAGCAGGTATAAACTCTTATATTGAAATTCCTCAGCCTGTCCTCAAGACAATCAGCTTCACCAGCCAATTTCTATTAGCCATTGCCATGGCAGCCTTAGGTATACAAACCCATTGGCAAGTAATTAAATCCGTTGGTAGCAAACCCATTCTATTAGCATTCATCTTATTTATACTGTTGTTATTCGGTGGTTTTTACTTAAACTCTTTATTAATTAGTAGCTAA